The proteins below come from a single Serratia ficaria genomic window:
- a CDS encoding nuclear transport factor 2 family protein: MSDTTYVQDYNAIVDVLNQYSEGGKQAKSELMKPAFSDKATIFGVDGNGHLSGGPIQGLFDTIDTAFRPSPEAKAAIVRVDIVGTAASARIDTDDISGFRFTDFFNLLKVNGRWTVVSKIYHTHVAP, encoded by the coding sequence ATGAGCGACACAACCTACGTGCAGGACTATAACGCCATCGTAGACGTGCTTAATCAGTACAGCGAAGGCGGTAAGCAGGCGAAGAGCGAACTGATGAAGCCCGCTTTCAGCGATAAGGCGACTATTTTCGGCGTTGACGGGAACGGCCATCTCAGCGGAGGTCCGATTCAGGGGCTGTTTGACACCATCGATACCGCCTTCCGTCCTTCACCCGAAGCCAAAGCGGCCATTGTGCGTGTAGATATCGTGGGTACGGCGGCCAGTGCCCGCATCGACACTGACGACATTTCGGGCTTTCGCTTCACCGACTTTTTCAACCTTCTGAAGGTGAACGGTCGCTGGACCGTGGTCAGCAAGATTTACCACACCCACGTCGCCCCCTGA
- a CDS encoding TVP38/TMEM64 family protein → MANLISSLSLYLQAAGGVGAVLFFAVFVAATLLFFPASLLTALSGWLFGATGGTLIALLAGITSSLLAFGLARSRLFPHVAKGAVRSTNLSRVLSLAQHNGIVLVLLLRLSSVVPFAPLNYGLGASGMHFKKYLAATMPGLIPGTFIYASAGATVSDVGVLARGDFSPLEMMQNTGVLTGAAVAALGLVLLYLLQRCIRRKMGI, encoded by the coding sequence ATGGCGAACCTTATCTCATCTCTGAGTCTCTATCTTCAGGCTGCCGGCGGGGTGGGGGCGGTGCTGTTTTTCGCCGTTTTTGTCGCGGCCACGCTACTGTTTTTCCCGGCCTCATTACTGACTGCACTGTCGGGATGGCTGTTTGGTGCCACGGGCGGAACGCTGATAGCCCTGCTGGCCGGTATCACCTCTTCATTGCTGGCTTTCGGGCTGGCCAGGAGCCGCCTCTTTCCGCATGTTGCGAAAGGGGCCGTCAGGAGCACCAACCTGAGCAGGGTGCTTTCTCTGGCGCAGCACAATGGCATTGTGCTTGTTCTGCTGCTCCGTCTGAGCTCAGTGGTGCCGTTTGCGCCCCTGAACTATGGGCTGGGGGCGAGCGGCATGCATTTTAAAAAATATCTGGCTGCCACGATGCCCGGCCTTATTCCGGGAACCTTTATCTACGCCAGTGCGGGTGCCACCGTATCAGACGTGGGGGTGCTTGCGCGGGGGGATTTTTCACCCCTGGAAATGATGCAGAACACCGGTGTGTTAACCGGTGCGGCGGTCGCCGCGCTGGGCCTGGTATTGCTTTATCTGCTGCAACGGTGCATCAGACGAAAAATGGGTATCTGA
- a CDS encoding TetR/AcrR family transcriptional regulator — MKNRDLPEAVEKPKGRPRSFDRDKALLKALDLFWRKGFEPASVAELCAAMEINPPSLYAAFGNKAKLFLEAVNYYERVYWKATWERLEQTPDITQAIDRFFSEATEILLSPSAPCGCMVVLAAINVSADSTDVIRAVSVLRQEGKDLFEKRLGRAVRENQLPAGTNTAALATVLNTLLEGMSIEAKDGATPESLKLTGQHAIRLLPPLNA; from the coding sequence ATGAAAAATCGTGATTTACCCGAAGCCGTGGAAAAACCTAAAGGCAGGCCGCGCAGCTTTGACCGTGACAAGGCGCTGCTCAAGGCTCTGGATCTGTTCTGGCGTAAAGGCTTTGAGCCGGCGTCGGTTGCCGAACTCTGTGCCGCAATGGAAATCAATCCGCCCAGCCTGTATGCGGCCTTCGGCAATAAGGCAAAACTGTTCCTTGAGGCGGTAAATTACTACGAGCGGGTATACTGGAAAGCGACCTGGGAGCGGCTCGAACAGACGCCGGACATCACTCAGGCCATTGATCGGTTCTTCAGCGAAGCGACAGAGATACTGCTCTCACCCTCAGCACCCTGTGGCTGCATGGTGGTACTTGCGGCGATTAATGTTTCAGCGGACTCGACCGATGTCATCAGGGCGGTCAGCGTTCTCCGGCAGGAGGGAAAAGACCTGTTTGAAAAACGGCTGGGCAGAGCGGTGCGGGAAAATCAGCTGCCTGCGGGAACAAATACCGCTGCCCTGGCTACCGTTCTGAATACGTTGCTTGAAGGGATGTCAATTGAAGCGAAAGACGGCGCCACGCCCGAAAGCCTGAAGCTGACCGGACAGCACGCCATCAGGCTGCTGCCGCCGCTGAATGCCTGA
- a CDS encoding TetR/AcrR family transcriptional regulator has protein sequence MKKHTTDIRQHIIDVARAIITHKGYSAVGIAEIVQAAGIPKGSFYYYFKSKEDFAEALLEHYFSHYLGEVDIQLNGSGPARERLLRYFTFWKTTQGADLPESKCLVVKLGAEVCDQYDSMRHVLAKGTHDIVQKIAQCIREGQEDRSLPAVADAGELAEELYQLWLGASLMAKIHDPDKAFDKALNATLRLLG, from the coding sequence ATGAAAAAACACACGACAGACATACGCCAGCACATCATTGATGTGGCGAGGGCAATTATTACGCACAAAGGTTACAGCGCCGTCGGAATTGCTGAGATTGTCCAGGCCGCCGGCATCCCTAAAGGCTCGTTTTATTATTACTTTAAGTCTAAAGAAGATTTTGCCGAAGCGCTGCTGGAGCACTATTTCAGCCACTATCTGGGTGAGGTAGACATTCAGCTTAATGGCAGCGGGCCAGCCCGTGAGCGTCTGCTGCGCTACTTCACTTTCTGGAAAACGACCCAGGGCGCAGACCTGCCCGAAAGTAAATGCCTCGTCGTCAAGCTGGGCGCAGAAGTCTGCGATCAGTACGACAGCATGCGACACGTTCTGGCAAAAGGGACGCACGATATCGTGCAGAAAATTGCTCAGTGTATCCGTGAGGGCCAGGAAGACCGCTCTCTCCCGGCGGTTGCGGATGCCGGGGAACTCGCCGAAGAACTCTATCAGCTCTGGCTTGGTGCTTCCCTGATGGCAAAAATTCATGATCCTGATAAAGCGTTTGATAAAGCGTTGAACGCCACTCTGCGGCTGCTCGGGTAG
- a CDS encoding alkene reductase encodes MTDNSTRTDLFSPVTMGMLQLANRIVMAPVTRSRYGEDGVPDELHATYYAQRAGAGLIISEATNISAQGRGYAATPGIWSEEQVTGWKKVTDAVHAEGGKIVCQLWHVGRFSSVELQPNGERPVAPSAIKAEGQTYTVNGFVPVSTPRALETEEIPGIIEQYKRAAENALRAGFDGVEVHSANSYLLDQFLRDSTNHRTDAYGGSIENRARLTLEVTEAIVGIWGNERVGIRLSPVTPDAGNTPPDSNVMAMYGYLIQQLNRFNLAYLHFVEGATATSRDVPADVDMDALSAQFDGPFIGNNNYDLEMAISRRNAGIIDAVAFGRLFISNPDLVKRLRYGAELTIAPKEAYYGGGAKGYTDWPEGHY; translated from the coding sequence ATGACTGACAACAGTACCCGTACCGATTTATTTTCACCCGTTACGATGGGGATGCTTCAGCTGGCTAACCGCATCGTGATGGCCCCGGTGACTCGCAGCCGTTACGGCGAGGACGGCGTGCCTGATGAACTGCATGCGACTTATTATGCACAGCGCGCCGGCGCGGGCCTGATTATTTCAGAAGCCACCAACATCTCAGCGCAGGGCCGCGGCTATGCGGCTACCCCGGGGATCTGGAGCGAAGAGCAGGTGACTGGCTGGAAAAAGGTGACTGACGCCGTCCACGCTGAGGGCGGAAAAATCGTCTGCCAGCTCTGGCACGTGGGCCGTTTTTCAAGCGTTGAGCTGCAGCCCAACGGAGAACGCCCTGTGGCACCTTCCGCAATCAAAGCAGAGGGGCAGACCTATACCGTCAACGGTTTCGTGCCGGTTTCCACCCCGCGAGCGCTCGAAACAGAGGAAATCCCCGGCATCATTGAGCAGTACAAACGAGCGGCAGAAAACGCCCTGCGTGCCGGCTTTGATGGCGTAGAAGTGCACTCAGCAAACAGCTACCTGCTCGATCAGTTCCTGCGTGACTCCACCAATCACCGCACTGACGCCTATGGCGGCTCAATTGAAAACCGGGCCCGCCTCACGCTTGAAGTGACAGAAGCCATCGTCGGCATCTGGGGCAATGAGAGAGTGGGCATTCGCCTCTCGCCGGTGACCCCTGATGCCGGTAATACCCCGCCGGACAGCAACGTCATGGCGATGTACGGTTACCTCATTCAGCAACTGAACCGGTTTAACCTGGCGTACCTGCACTTTGTTGAGGGGGCGACGGCCACTTCCCGCGACGTGCCTGCCGACGTGGATATGGATGCGCTGAGCGCGCAGTTCGACGGGCCGTTTATCGGCAACAACAACTATGACCTTGAGATGGCCATCAGCCGCCGGAACGCAGGAATTATTGATGCCGTTGCCTTTGGTCGCCTGTTTATTTCCAACCCGGACCTGGTGAAACGTCTGCGTTACGGTGCCGAACTGACGATTGCGCCGAAAGAGGCGTATTACGGCGGCGGGGCTAAAGGCTACACCGACTGGCCGGAAGGCCATTACTGA
- a CDS encoding SDR family oxidoreductase translates to MNHLQKKTAVITGASSGIGAATALELARHGVNIVAAALDQDGLDRLVKSIKAEGGEAVGLVTDVTRLEDAQALAKYATETFGSVDILINNAGLMLFSSWSDVVWEDWNKMVDVNVKGYLNAIAAVLPGMLEKKDGQILNMASVAGHQVDAGAGVYSATKFFVHAMTESMRKDLGVNKGIRVNTISPGVINTGWADKVSDPEGRKVAQELTKIAISPQDVASAVVYALNQPQNVTVNDLIISPTRQNW, encoded by the coding sequence ATGAATCACCTGCAGAAAAAAACGGCTGTCATTACCGGTGCGTCATCGGGCATTGGCGCAGCAACCGCCCTGGAACTTGCACGGCACGGCGTGAATATCGTGGCGGCCGCGCTGGATCAGGATGGCCTCGACAGGTTAGTGAAGAGCATCAAAGCAGAAGGCGGTGAGGCAGTTGGCCTGGTGACCGACGTGACTCGTCTGGAAGACGCACAAGCGCTGGCAAAATACGCCACTGAGACCTTCGGTTCGGTCGATATCCTGATCAACAATGCCGGCCTGATGCTTTTCTCCAGCTGGAGCGATGTGGTGTGGGAAGACTGGAACAAAATGGTGGACGTCAACGTGAAGGGTTACCTGAACGCCATTGCGGCCGTGCTTCCGGGAATGCTGGAGAAAAAAGACGGACAAATCCTGAATATGGCGTCCGTGGCAGGCCATCAGGTTGATGCAGGCGCGGGCGTTTACAGCGCGACCAAGTTTTTTGTGCATGCGATGACCGAGTCGATGCGCAAAGATTTAGGCGTGAATAAAGGCATTCGCGTGAACACTATCAGCCCGGGTGTCATTAATACGGGCTGGGCGGATAAGGTAAGCGATCCTGAAGGCCGCAAGGTCGCTCAGGAACTGACTAAAATTGCTATCAGCCCGCAGGATGTGGCCAGTGCTGTGGTGTATGCGCTAAATCAGCCGCAAAACGTGACGGTCAATGACCTGATTATTTCACCCACCCGGCAGAACTGGTAA
- a CDS encoding LacI family DNA-binding transcriptional regulator — MISAKDVAELAGVSRSAVSRTYTPGASVSAATREKVMRAAAELGYHVNHLARGLVRNRSGIVCLIVSELATPYRASLVRLLTQHLQEAGKIAMLINTDRSDDSVSQALQQAINFRADASFVLSGMPDSAIARLCHKHGQRLVLINRDDVLPGSLSINLDNEEAAGRVVMAFVRAGCKRIAFANSLAGTPSLMARERGFIQAAEAAGLQVSVERFGTTSYESGQILAHRLLTRSTRPDAVFCVTDLLACGFMDEARHRFALRIPQDLCVAGYDDIPQAAWSSYNLTTFTQPVMQYAQDSVSWLVAEETKEEHMPPALGQEMPGETRLYHADFVWRGTIRGA; from the coding sequence ATGATCAGTGCGAAAGACGTGGCGGAGCTGGCCGGGGTTTCCCGATCGGCCGTCTCGCGAACCTATACGCCAGGCGCCAGCGTTTCGGCAGCAACCCGCGAAAAGGTGATGCGAGCCGCCGCCGAGTTGGGTTACCACGTCAATCATCTGGCGCGGGGATTGGTGCGCAATCGCAGCGGCATCGTCTGCCTGATCGTTTCGGAGTTGGCGACGCCTTATCGGGCCAGCCTGGTGCGATTGTTGACCCAGCATCTGCAGGAGGCGGGCAAAATCGCCATGCTGATTAACACCGACCGGTCTGACGACAGCGTCTCACAGGCGTTGCAGCAGGCGATTAACTTCCGGGCGGATGCCTCTTTTGTGCTTTCCGGCATGCCGGACAGCGCTATTGCGCGCCTGTGCCACAAGCACGGCCAGCGGCTGGTGCTGATTAACCGTGATGATGTTTTACCGGGATCTCTGAGCATCAATCTGGATAACGAAGAAGCGGCCGGCAGGGTGGTGATGGCATTTGTGCGCGCCGGCTGCAAACGGATCGCCTTCGCCAATTCACTGGCGGGCACGCCGAGCCTGATGGCGCGCGAACGCGGTTTTATCCAGGCGGCGGAAGCGGCGGGGCTGCAGGTGAGCGTCGAACGCTTCGGCACCACTTCCTATGAGAGCGGCCAGATCCTGGCGCACCGGTTATTGACCCGCAGCACGCGCCCCGATGCGGTGTTCTGCGTGACCGATCTGCTGGCCTGTGGCTTTATGGATGAGGCGCGCCATCGCTTTGCGCTGCGTATTCCGCAAGACCTTTGCGTCGCGGGTTACGACGATATCCCGCAGGCGGCATGGTCCTCCTACAACCTCACCACCTTTACCCAACCGGTGATGCAGTATGCGCAGGATTCGGTGTCGTGGCTGGTGGCGGAGGAGACGAAGGAAGAACACATGCCGCCGGCGTTAGGGCAGGAAATGCCGGGGGAAACGCGGCTGTACCATGCCGATTTTGTTTGGCGCGGCACCATTCGCGGCGCTTGA
- a CDS encoding ABC transporter substrate-binding protein, protein MHRVTLMAALAAGSALSALPVHAAGKLNMICSADVVVCEQMTNLFEQQHPNIKVSMVRLSAGEAYARIRTEARNPRTDIWWAGTGDPHMQAAEEGLTQPYKSPLLDQQQDWARKQAASAGYRTVGVYAGALGWGYNTKLLAEKKLKVPACWSDLLDPAYKGEIQMANPNSSGTAYNTLATLVQIMGEDPAFEYLKKLNANISQYTKSGSAPVKAAARGETTVGIVFMHDAVAMQVDGFPVKAVAPCEGTGFEIGSMSIVKGARNLADAKIWYDWALGAEAQSHMKDAKSFQLPSNRNAAISEYAPRFENIKLIDYDFKTYGATDKRKALLSRWDKEIGASAQ, encoded by the coding sequence ATGCATCGCGTTACTCTGATGGCGGCCCTCGCCGCCGGCTCTGCGCTCTCAGCCCTGCCCGTTCACGCCGCCGGCAAACTGAATATGATCTGTTCCGCCGACGTCGTGGTCTGCGAGCAAATGACCAATCTGTTTGAGCAACAACACCCGAACATCAAAGTCAGTATGGTGCGCCTCTCCGCCGGGGAAGCCTACGCGCGTATTCGTACCGAAGCCCGCAACCCGCGCACCGACATTTGGTGGGCCGGTACGGGCGATCCGCATATGCAGGCCGCCGAAGAGGGCCTGACCCAACCCTATAAATCCCCGCTGCTGGACCAACAGCAAGACTGGGCGCGCAAGCAGGCCGCAAGCGCCGGTTACCGCACCGTGGGCGTCTATGCGGGCGCCCTCGGCTGGGGTTACAACACCAAACTGCTGGCGGAGAAAAAGCTCAAGGTGCCCGCCTGCTGGAGCGATCTGCTGGATCCGGCGTATAAAGGCGAGATCCAGATGGCCAACCCGAATTCTTCCGGCACCGCCTACAACACCCTCGCCACGCTGGTGCAAATCATGGGGGAAGATCCGGCCTTCGAGTACCTGAAAAAGCTCAACGCCAATATTTCGCAGTACACCAAATCCGGCTCCGCGCCGGTGAAAGCGGCGGCGCGCGGCGAAACGACCGTCGGCATCGTGTTTATGCATGACGCGGTGGCGATGCAGGTGGATGGTTTCCCGGTAAAAGCGGTGGCGCCCTGCGAGGGCACCGGGTTTGAAATCGGCTCCATGTCGATCGTCAAAGGCGCGCGCAACCTGGCCGACGCCAAGATATGGTACGACTGGGCGCTCGGCGCAGAGGCCCAGTCGCACATGAAAGACGCCAAATCCTTCCAGCTGCCGTCAAATCGCAACGCGGCGATTTCCGAATACGCACCGCGCTTCGAGAACATCAAACTGATCGATTACGACTTTAAGACCTACGGCGCCACGGACAAGCGTAAGGCGCTGCTCAGCCGTTGGGACAAAGAGATCGGCGCCAGCGCCCAATAA
- a CDS encoding ABC transporter permease produces the protein MNTQNRRLDGALLLGALALLALPWYSQESGFFDFSWLSTLWRDRESAPLLWQMLHFQRPWLAGAVLLLAICALARLRPVGRLRTQLLMGASVAGVLFLLFEGHAIGYGGWNWQWSERLFGALSDGQPAFGAGAVLLLTAFLLLFSFGLAERGVLKGDAFVVAAIVLLVALVSTFVLYPVLSMFVASVQDVEGSFKPDGMIANMRDPAIWSLGCLRGGSCGTAWRTLTLALMSAGGSTLLGLAFALAATRTPLPFKKGLRLLTVLPIITPPFVIGLALMLLFGRAGVVTELLANLFGIEPGRWLYGLTGIWIAQVLSFTPIAFLVLIGVVEGVSPSLEEASQTLRANRWRTFRHVSLPLMAPGLANAFLIGFIESMADFGNPMVLGGSHGVLSTEIFFSVVGAQNDPSRAAVLAVILLCFTLGAFILQRLWLAGKNFATVTGKGDSGTHCGLPRGLRYGVYALVIPWGLFTLVVYGMILIGGFVQSWGLDNSLTLGHYARAFGFHWRDGQIVWTGVAWNSFWTTLEIALIAAPLTAIVGLLTAWLIVRQKFAGRQTFEFMLMLSFAIPGTVIGVSYIMAYNLPPLEITGTALILVACFVFRNMPVGVRGGIAAMSQLDRSLDEASLTLRANSFRTLRKVILPLLKPAISAALVYAFVRAITSISAVIFLVSAQYNMATSYIVGLVENGEYGVAIAYSSVLIVVMLAVILTFQLLVGERRLRRAVRVATPPVSPPSALHQENAA, from the coding sequence ATGAATACTCAAAACCGCCGCCTTGACGGGGCGCTGCTGCTCGGCGCGCTGGCATTGCTGGCGCTGCCCTGGTACAGCCAGGAATCCGGGTTCTTCGACTTTAGCTGGCTGAGTACGCTCTGGCGGGATCGGGAGAGCGCGCCATTGCTGTGGCAAATGCTGCATTTTCAGCGCCCCTGGCTGGCTGGCGCCGTACTGTTGCTGGCGATTTGCGCGCTGGCTCGCCTGCGGCCCGTCGGCCGGCTGCGCACGCAGCTGCTGATGGGCGCCAGCGTCGCCGGCGTGCTGTTCCTGCTGTTTGAAGGCCATGCCATCGGCTACGGCGGCTGGAATTGGCAATGGAGCGAGCGGCTGTTCGGCGCGCTCAGCGACGGCCAACCGGCCTTTGGCGCCGGCGCCGTTCTGTTGCTCACCGCTTTTTTGCTGCTGTTCTCTTTTGGGTTGGCCGAGCGCGGCGTTCTGAAAGGCGACGCCTTTGTGGTGGCCGCGATTGTGCTGCTGGTGGCGTTGGTCAGCACCTTCGTGCTTTACCCGGTGTTGAGCATGTTTGTCGCCTCGGTGCAGGACGTGGAGGGATCGTTCAAGCCCGACGGCATGATAGCCAACATGCGGGATCCGGCGATTTGGAGCCTGGGCTGCCTGCGCGGCGGCAGCTGCGGCACCGCCTGGCGCACCCTGACGCTGGCCTTGATGAGCGCCGGCGGCTCAACGCTGCTCGGCCTGGCCTTTGCGCTCGCCGCCACCCGCACGCCGCTGCCGTTCAAGAAGGGATTGCGCCTGCTGACCGTGCTGCCGATCATCACGCCGCCGTTCGTGATTGGCCTGGCGCTGATGCTGCTGTTTGGCCGCGCCGGCGTGGTCACCGAACTGCTCGCCAACCTGTTCGGCATCGAGCCGGGCCGCTGGCTGTACGGCCTGACCGGCATTTGGATTGCCCAGGTGCTGTCCTTCACCCCGATAGCCTTTCTGGTGCTGATTGGGGTGGTCGAAGGGGTCAGCCCGTCGCTGGAAGAGGCTTCGCAAACGTTGCGCGCCAACCGCTGGCGCACCTTCCGCCATGTTTCACTGCCCCTGATGGCGCCCGGCCTGGCGAACGCCTTCCTGATCGGCTTTATCGAAAGCATGGCGGACTTCGGCAATCCGATGGTGCTGGGCGGCAGCCACGGCGTGCTGTCGACCGAAATATTCTTCTCGGTGGTCGGCGCGCAAAACGATCCTAGCCGCGCCGCGGTGCTGGCGGTCATCCTGCTGTGTTTTACCCTCGGCGCCTTTATTTTGCAGCGCCTGTGGCTGGCCGGGAAAAACTTCGCCACCGTGACCGGTAAAGGCGACTCCGGCACGCACTGCGGGCTGCCGCGCGGGCTGCGTTATGGCGTGTACGCGCTGGTGATCCCCTGGGGCCTGTTCACGCTGGTGGTCTACGGCATGATTTTGATCGGCGGTTTCGTGCAGTCATGGGGGCTCGACAACAGCCTGACGCTGGGGCATTACGCCCGCGCTTTCGGCTTCCACTGGCGCGACGGCCAGATCGTCTGGACCGGCGTGGCCTGGAACTCGTTCTGGACCACCCTGGAAATCGCCCTGATCGCCGCTCCGCTCACCGCCATCGTAGGCCTGCTCACCGCCTGGCTGATCGTGCGGCAAAAGTTTGCCGGCCGCCAGACATTCGAATTCATGCTGATGCTCAGCTTCGCCATTCCCGGCACGGTGATCGGCGTCAGTTACATTATGGCTTACAACCTGCCGCCGCTGGAGATCACCGGCACGGCGCTGATCCTGGTCGCCTGCTTCGTGTTCCGCAATATGCCGGTGGGGGTGCGCGGCGGCATCGCCGCCATGAGCCAGCTGGATCGCAGCCTGGATGAGGCGTCATTGACGCTGCGGGCCAACAGTTTCCGCACCCTGCGCAAAGTGATCTTGCCGCTGCTGAAACCCGCCATCAGCGCCGCCCTGGTGTACGCCTTCGTGCGTGCGATTACCTCCATCAGCGCGGTGATCTTCCTGGTCAGCGCCCAGTACAACATGGCCACCTCGTATATCGTCGGGTTGGTCGAAAACGGCGAGTACGGCGTGGCCATCGCCTACTCTTCGGTGCTTATCGTGGTGATGCTGGCGGTGATCCTCACCTTTCAGCTGTTGGTCGGCGAACGCCGCCTGCGCCGCGCCGTCCGTGTCGCCACGCCGCCGGTCTCGCCCCCGTCGGCCCTACATCAGGAGAATGCCGCATGA
- a CDS encoding ABC transporter ATP-binding protein yields MTAIRSGSVVFENVTKQFADFIALPGLSLSVEPGTLVTLLGPSGCGKTTTLRLLAGLEHPTSGRILIGGKEVTHLPANERDVAMVFQSYALFPHMNALDNVMYGLLASGLSRKEAQARAHDGLKLVGLENMGRRLPAELSGGQQQRIAVARALVLEPQVLLLDEPLSNLDERLRRRVRTEIRELQQRLGFTAVYVTHDQEEALAVSDKIIVMKEGHIAQQGAPQELYHSPASVFIADFMGEANILPCDIERVENGEALITLGSRQYRVPGAQARPGAAQLSVRPQFITLQAGHSGALNGEVTHSTWLGDHIEYEVKTELGALFIVDVQMERQLPPATRVAVDFKSQGLALIARPSATR; encoded by the coding sequence ATGACTGCCATTCGTTCCGGCTCGGTGGTGTTTGAAAACGTCACCAAACAATTCGCCGACTTCATCGCCCTGCCCGGTCTGTCACTCAGCGTCGAACCGGGTACGCTGGTAACCTTGCTCGGCCCTTCCGGCTGCGGCAAAACCACCACGCTGCGCCTGCTGGCCGGCCTGGAGCACCCAACGTCGGGGCGCATCCTGATTGGCGGCAAGGAGGTTACGCATTTGCCCGCCAACGAACGCGACGTCGCGATGGTGTTCCAGTCCTACGCGCTGTTCCCGCACATGAACGCGCTGGACAACGTGATGTACGGCCTGCTGGCCAGCGGCCTGTCGCGCAAGGAGGCCCAGGCCCGGGCGCATGACGGCCTCAAGCTGGTCGGGCTGGAAAACATGGGCCGGCGCCTGCCCGCGGAGCTGTCCGGCGGCCAACAGCAGCGCATCGCCGTGGCGCGCGCGCTGGTGCTGGAGCCGCAGGTGCTGCTGCTCGATGAGCCTCTGTCCAACCTTGACGAGCGGCTGCGCCGCCGCGTGCGTACCGAAATCCGCGAATTGCAGCAGCGCCTCGGCTTTACCGCCGTGTACGTGACTCACGATCAAGAAGAGGCTCTGGCGGTCTCCGATAAAATTATCGTCATGAAAGAAGGGCATATTGCTCAGCAGGGCGCACCCCAGGAGCTTTACCACTCCCCGGCTTCGGTGTTTATCGCCGATTTTATGGGCGAGGCCAATATTCTGCCCTGCGACATCGAACGGGTGGAGAATGGCGAGGCGCTGATCACCCTCGGCAGCCGCCAATACCGGGTGCCGGGTGCGCAGGCTCGCCCCGGCGCGGCGCAGCTCTCGGTGCGCCCGCAGTTTATCACCCTGCAGGCCGGGCACAGCGGCGCCCTGAACGGCGAAGTGACCCACAGCACCTGGCTGGGCGACCATATCGAATATGAAGTGAAGACCGAGCTCGGCGCGCTGTTTATCGTCGACGTGCAGATGGAACGCCAACTGCCGCCGGCCACCCGCGTGGCCGTGGATTTCAAATCTCAGGGGCTGGCGCTGATCGCCCGGCCATCCGCAACGCGTTAA
- a CDS encoding inositol monophosphatase family protein: MNPQISQRLTLAEQAAREAGAKALDYFNRRESLVIETKRDAQDVVSIADREVELLIRAQIAGRFPDDGFLGEEFGLQAGDSDYTWVVDPIDGTSPFVNGMPNWCVSIAVIHQGQPVIGAIVAPCQQECFIAARGAGATLNGKPLRVDPTRTMQNHVTGFGANSHVPPERVGEIAAGITAAGGNFFRNGSGAMMLAWVAAGRLVGYYEPYMHAWDCLAGYCLVNEAGGWTHPFNTAGDHLLRGAPVLAVAPGAREALTQIAQL, translated from the coding sequence ATGAACCCACAGATTTCCCAGCGGCTGACGCTGGCCGAGCAGGCGGCGCGCGAAGCGGGCGCCAAAGCGCTGGACTACTTCAACCGCCGCGAAAGCCTGGTGATTGAAACCAAGCGCGATGCGCAGGATGTGGTCTCGATCGCCGACCGCGAAGTCGAATTGCTGATCCGCGCACAGATCGCCGGGCGCTTTCCGGACGACGGGTTTCTCGGGGAAGAGTTTGGCCTGCAGGCCGGCGATTCCGATTACACCTGGGTAGTCGATCCGATCGACGGCACCAGCCCCTTCGTAAACGGCATGCCGAACTGGTGCGTGTCCATCGCCGTCATTCATCAGGGCCAGCCGGTCATCGGCGCGATCGTCGCCCCCTGCCAGCAGGAATGCTTTATCGCGGCGCGCGGCGCAGGCGCCACGCTCAATGGCAAACCGCTGCGGGTGGATCCGACGCGCACCATGCAAAATCACGTCACCGGCTTCGGCGCCAACAGCCATGTCCCCCCCGAGCGCGTCGGTGAGATTGCCGCCGGGATCACCGCGGCGGGCGGCAACTTCTTCCGCAACGGTTCCGGCGCCATGATGCTGGCCTGGGTGGCCGCAGGCCGGCTGGTCGGCTACTACGAACCCTATATGCACGCCTGGGATTGTCTGGCGGGATATTGCCTGGTCAACGAGGCCGGCGGCTGGACGCACCCGTTCAACACCGCCGGTGATCATCTGCTGCGCGGCGCGCCGGTGCTGGCGGTGGCCCCGGGGGCCAGAGAGGCGTTAACGCAAATCGCGCAGTTGTGA